The window CAAGAGATAGCCGTCAGAGCCGTCACTGGTCATGGCAACCGCCGTGGAAGCTTCAGTTAATTTAATTGTCTCAGCTGCAGCCCACTGAGTGCCATCTTCCACTGCTGAAGTCCAAATTTTAACCTGAAGATCTGAATTAGCCATTGTCTGCTCCAAAATATAACATGAAAATGTACCGTTTTATCCCTGGATGCGGTCGCAAACATGTCATTTCTCTCGTCTGCCCAGCATGCGTCCAAGACCATCCTCGCATGAgccttctcttcttccgcAAGAGGGACATAACCTTCCCCGTCCTGTTTTCTCCCAAACACTCTCCACCCTCGATCTCTAGAACAGCTCAAAATCCTCTTGTCATCCGTACTGAAAGAAACGCTCGTGATCGTCAAAGAATGACCCGTAAGAGGTTCACCAACCAGCTCCCACTTGGAAGCTGATACTACTCGGATCACAGCGTGCTCGGCATTGGTAGCCTTGGATGCTGTCGCAATAAGATCTCCGGCATGAGAAGCAGCCGTGCAGACGAGTTCGTAACCGTGACCATATACTTTTTCGACTTCCGGCCAGAGGGTTGAGGTAGcaagctcttcttccgtAGGAAGAGAAGTGAAAGTATGAGAGATGGAAATAATAGCTTCATTTTGACCTTGCTTTTCGACAGCGTCGCCGGCGACAGGGGCTATATATCTATGTCAGCACAGTCTTCGGGAGGTGTCAAGTAAGGCTAACCTTTCTGCAACGCCCGGTTTGACAGCCCCAGAGGCGGGACGGTAGCCCCCTTGGGTCTGCTTTCCTCCTCTGCTTCCCTCTTGCTGATACCCAGAGACCTTAATGACTCGACGAAACCTTGAGGCGCATCAAACACTCGAGCAACCTTTTCATCTGCACCGCTAACAAAACGGAGAGGGGAGATAAATGAGGCGTCGGTCATGTCGTAACCGTGGATTTGAGGACGAGCAATTTCGGCCCAAACAGGcgtggaagaggagggcAAGTTGCATTCAGCATGAATACGTGCTGTTTGATCGGAGCTGTCATGGGGATTAGTATATGACAGTCAAATTTGAAGGTTCGACTTACGCAACGGACAAGAGGTACTCTCCTCTGGGATCCCAACAAACAGTTTGGACACCGCCATGATGACCGGTCAAACCTCTTTGGACATCCCACCCTTGTTCTGACTCGACCCACTTTTCCCATCCTCCATTCCATCCACCGGCCATGACACTCTTGCCGTCCTTGCCCCAAATCGCGCCATAAAATGACAGACCCCTACCTCCGATCGCACCAAACCGGTTGGTAGGTACCCAGATGCCGTCTGTAGAAGCTGAAGTACTTGACGGGCACCAGACTATGAGAGAGTTGTCGGAAGCGGTAGAAAGCAGGAGGGGtgaaggggaagatgatgtgGGAATAGGCGACCAGTGAACATTCGTGAGACCAGATTCATGACCAACGAGCAAGGCTTCGAGAGTGATGTTGAACCGTAATGTTCTTTCTCCATCTTGAACACCAAAGATATGGGCCTTGGTTGATATTTGCACGTTTCCACCTGCCTCGCCCGCAAGCCGTTTTTCAAACTCGTCAAGCATCTCAAGACCTTCGTCCTCGGCACTTGGACTAGCAACTTCTTGTGCGATAGGCGAGACGCGCCATAATCGGATAAAGTTATCTTGGGACCCGGAAGCCAAAAATAAATCCtgggaggaggaggatgcGGAAGGGTAGAGTGTGAAGGAGAGACAACGGACCCAGTCTTCATGGCCCTCTAGAGAAAGAGCGCGGGTGAATGAGCCGTCTCGAATGGTCCATATTTGGATCCGGCGGTCAGTACAGCCTACGGCGAGTATGGGCGCTATAAGAAGTCAGTTTACTATTCACTATCCCCTATCGGTTCTCGCTTTCGTACGTACCTTTAGATCCAGGCAGGTAGCCAACTTCCAGATCCAATGGCAGCTTGCCTTTCAGGTCAATTTCCTGAACCTCTTCTGGCTTATCCGCTAGTTTCCACCTTTTGATCAGGCTGTCTGACCCACCAGTGAGAATCATGTCATCTAGATATCCTGATGAAGCCAGAGCGCCAATAGCAGAGATCGACCCTCCTTTGTGGGCTTCCCAGCTCATCACGCATTCCCACTGGTCATCACCATTTACGGAATTCCATATTCTTATTTCACCAATGCTATCGCCGCTCACGAGTCTCCCATCCGGCAGGAGTTTGACGGTTGTGACCTGACCCTTGTGTCCTGGGAGTGTTGCGTGGACTCCTCGATTTGACGATGAATCCCAAAGTGCGATGAACTTGCCGGCACCGAAGAAGAGCAAACCAGATGAAGTGCAAGCGGCgcaagaggaagaacgaTTTGCGCCAACCGAGATATACTGTGGAGTGATTCTCATCTTGCTCTTTTGCTGATCCTGAGGAGATGTTACCCAAGACTTTTTGGAGTTTGCGCATTATCGGCTTCTTGATTCGCGACGGTGGACTACTCATACCGCTGTTGTTCGTCAACAAAATCTCGAGTCACGTGACGTGAACAATGTGCCACAGTGGAGTAAATAGGTCGGCGCGGCGGCTGTGCATTTTTGGGAGCCGAGTTAACATCCCCAGCGAGCGAGAGAAGCGACACGACGGATGATCTGCAAGGATGGCGGAAGACGGATGCATCGTCCGTGTGTATGAGAGATGCATGTATGGAAATCCCACGAAAGATGACGCATTCCGAATGCCATGCAATGCCATGTAACGTGCTGAGAACACCTCACGAGATTGCTTATTCACGTATCCGAATCAGACAGTCAGTCCCTGCTCATTAAACGACCCGTGATTGGAGCGGCTGGCGGCTTTAATCGAACGAGTTACAACTCTACAAATCCCTCgcttctttttccttttctttttcattCACTCAAATCTCCTCGCCTTCTCTTACCCACTTAACACCCTCATCTCCTTGTCCTCAACTCACAGCACAGCACCACCTCAAGATGCAAGTCACCTCGCTTTTGCGATTTTCAGGCGTTTGCCCCTTTTTGGGCCACTCCACCCCATCCTCGCTCCGAGCAATGGCAAACACCGCCAACAGCAGTGTCTCTGCTCTCACCGCTACGGCCATGACCTGCCCAATGATGGGCCCAAAGCTTGCCTCCATCTCCGCCGCTAGAACCTATGCAAGCGTCGCCGGTGCCAAGGAGGTTCAACAGTTGCACCAGGTGAGTTTTATTTCCCGTTCGACTGGCGCGTTGTTACGCCAATTTAACTCAGCCGCTCATAACTTTATCTCCACTAGAACAAGAATGTCACTATCGACTCTACCACTACTGGTGCAGCGGCCAAGTGCCCTCACGCCAAGGCTGCCAATGATGTCGCCGTCGATGCCCATCGCAAGGCAGTCACCGCTGGCACTTTTGACTATCAAAAGTTTTACGACACAGAGTTGGAGAAAAAGCACAAGGACAAGTGAGTACATCTTTTCCTTAGATTTCAAGATTGTTCTAACTCTCATTAGGTCCTACCGCTATTTCAACAACATTAACCGGCTTGCTGCCAAGTTCCCGGTTGCTCACACTGCAAACACCAAGGACGAGGTGGATGTCTGGTGTGCGAATGATTATTTGGGAATGAGCAAAAATCCCGTCGTTATTGGGACTATGAAGTGAGTATCTTTCGGATATTACTGGAATATCGTCCTAACTTTCTACAGACGGACTCTTGACCGTTATGGCTCCGGCGCCGGTGGTACGAGGAACATTGCCGGTAATGGTGCCCTTCATCTCGCCCTTGAAGACGAGATTGCTTCTCTCCACCGAAAGGATGCGGCCCTTGTATTTTCATCTTGTTATGTCGCCAACGATGCCTGCCTTGCCACCATTGGTGCCAAGCTTCCTGGCTGTGTCATTTTCTCCGACGCTAGCAATCACGCTTCTATGATCCAAGGTATCCGCCACTCTGGCGCCAAAAAGGTCATCTGGAAGCACAATGACTTGGCTGACCTTGAGGCTAAACTCAAGACTGTACCCAAGGAGGTCCCCAAGATCATTGCTTTTGAGAGTGTCTACTCCATGTGCGGTAGTGTCGCTCCCATTGAAGCCATCTGTGATCTTGCAGACAAATACGGCGCGCTTACATTCCTTGATGAAGTGCACGCTATCGGCATGTACGGTCCCAACGGTGCTGGTGTTGCTGAGCACCTTGACTTTGAGGCTCACCTCGCCACGCGCCAATCCTCTGAGCCTGTGAAAGGCAGTGTCATGGATCGAATCGATATCATCACTGCTACTCTTGGTAAAGCCTACGGTGTTGTTGGTGGTTACATTGCCGGTTCTGCCGACTTTGTTGATGTCGTTCGATCTTACGCCCCGGgcttcatcttcaccacttctcttcctcctgctATCGTCGCCGGTGCCCAAGCGTCCATCGCCTACCAGCGAGAGTTCATGGGCGACCGTCGTCTCCAGCAGCTCAACACGCGTGAGGTCAAGCGTCAGTTCAACCAACTTGACATCCCTGTCGTGCCCAACCCGTCTCACATCATCCCTGTGCTTGTCGGTGACGCCGCCCTCGCCAAGGAGGCTTCCGACATGCTTCTTGCCAAGCACAAGATCTACGTCCAGTCCATCAACTACCCCACTGTCCCTGTTGGTGAGGAACGTTTGCGTATCACCCCCACCCCAGGTCACACTAAAGAGCAGATTGCTCACCTTGTCTCCTCTGTCGACAACGTCTTCAACACTCTTGGTTTGAAGCGTGTTAAGGAGTGGAAGGCTGCCGGTGGTCGTGCTGGTGTTGGAATGCCCGACGTTTCCCCAAT is drawn from Cryptococcus gattii WM276 chromosome A, complete sequence and contains these coding sequences:
- a CDS encoding Elongator protein; Elp2p (part of the six-subunit RNA polymerase II Elongator histone acetyltransferase complex; Similar to TIGR gene model, INSD accession AAW41943.1), which translates into the protein MRITPQYISVGANRSSSCAACTSSGLLFFGAGKFIALWDSSSNRGVHATLPGHKGQVTTVKLLPDGRLVSGDSIGEIRIWNSVNGDDQWECVMSWEAHKGGSISAIGALASSGYLDDMILTGGSDSLIKRWKLADKPEEVQEIDLKGKLPLDLEVGYLPGSKAPILAVGCTDRRIQIWTIRDGSFTRALSLEGHEDWVRCLSFTLYPSASSSSQDLFLASGSQDNFIRLWRVSPIAQEVASPSAEDEGLEMLDEFEKRLAGEAGGNVQISTKAHIFGVQDGERTLRFNITLEALLVGHESGLTNVHWSPIPTSSSPSPLLLSTASDNSLIVWCPSSTSASTDGIWVPTNRFGAIGGRGLSFYGAIWGKDGKSVMAGGWNGGWEKWVESEQGWDVQRGLTGHHGGVQTVCWDPRGEYLLSVASDQTARIHAECNLPSSSTPVWAEIARPQIHGYDMTDASFISPLRFVSGADEKVARVFDAPQGFVESLRSLGISKREAEEESRPKGATVPPLGLSNRALQKAPVAGDAVEKQGQNEAIISISHTFTSLPTEEELATSTLWPEVEKVYGHGYELVCTAASHAGDLIATASKATNAEHAVIRVVSASKWELVGEPLTGHSLTITSVSFSTDDKRILSCSRDRGWRVFGRKQDGEGYVPLAEEEKAHARMVLDACWADERNDMFATASRDKTVKIWTSAVEDGTQWAAAETIKLTEASTAVAMTSDGSDGYLLAVGKESGSIEVFAVAVNADGVKSERLCTFDPRISHVSAVNKLAWRNIEGILSLASCSDDRSVRVYKVQL
- a CDS encoding 5-aminolevulinate synthase, putative (Similar to TIGR gene model, INSD accession AAW41942.1), coding for MQVTSLLRFSGVCPFLGHSTPSSLRAMANTANSSVSALTATAMTCPMMGPKLASISAARTYASVAGAKEVQQLHQNKNVTIDSTTTGAAAKCPHAKAANDVAVDAHRKAVTAGTFDYQKFYDTELEKKHKDKSYRYFNNINRLAAKFPVAHTANTKDEVDVWCANDYLGMSKNPVVIGTMKRTLDRYGSGAGGTRNIAGNGALHLALEDEIASLHRKDAALVFSSCYVANDACLATIGAKLPGCVIFSDASNHASMIQGIRHSGAKKVIWKHNDLADLEAKLKTVPKEVPKIIAFESVYSMCGSVAPIEAICDLADKYGALTFLDEVHAIGMYGPNGAGVAEHLDFEAHLATRQSSEPVKGSVMDRIDIITATLGKAYGVVGGYIAGSADFVDVVRSYAPGFIFTTSLPPAIVAGAQASIAYQREFMGDRRLQQLNTREVKRQFNQLDIPVVPNPSHIIPVLVGDAALAKEASDMLLAKHKIYVQSINYPTVPVGEERLRITPTPGHTKEQIAHLVSSVDNVFNTLGLKRVKEWKAAGGRAGVGMPDVSPIEPVWSDKQLGLTDGSAPVALQQGAKSVVRDEAAQVAQKRLTHLLGAEAGPALKVASL